The Methanosphaera sp. BMS genome contains a region encoding:
- the secY gene encoding preprotein translocase subunit SecY, protein MSALDSIKPFYSILPQVTNPERKLGFKDKLKWTGIILVLYFILTEVSLYGLSPTAIDQFAQLRSVMAGSFGSILTLGIGPIVTASIVMQLLVGGKLIDLDLSTQEDKAAFQGTQKLLAIIFTLFEGAVLVLTGSLPPISGDYTLILIIQMVLGGIIIIYLDEVVSKWGFGSGIGLFIAAGVSQQILVGALNFLPATGSSVPAGRIPNFIYSLMTGQPQFNLLIPVIATIVVFLVVVYAECMRVEIPLSYGGVKGARSKYPLKFVYASNMPVILTSALLLNVQLFAGLFQSAGFPILGEVSQGQAISGIAYYLTTPSNISILVTDPLKVLIYGIVFIGLSILFALLWVEISGIGPDKVANQLSNMGVQVPGFRSSKVQFKRILNKYIPTITVLGGAFVGLLAFAADLTGALGGGTGVLLTVGVVYKLYEEIAKEQLMDVNPMLRRFLGDE, encoded by the coding sequence ATGTCAGCACTAGACAGTATAAAACCATTTTATTCTATCCTACCCCAAGTTACAAATCCTGAAAGAAAACTTGGATTCAAAGATAAATTAAAATGGACAGGAATCATATTAGTGTTATACTTCATACTTACTGAAGTATCACTATACGGTCTTAGCCCTACGGCTATAGATCAATTCGCACAGTTAAGATCAGTAATGGCAGGTAGCTTCGGTTCAATACTTACCTTAGGTATTGGTCCAATAGTTACAGCATCAATTGTAATGCAGTTATTAGTCGGTGGTAAGCTGATTGATTTAGATTTATCTACTCAGGAAGATAAAGCTGCATTCCAAGGAACACAAAAATTATTAGCAATTATCTTCACATTGTTTGAAGGAGCGGTACTTGTACTAACAGGTTCACTCCCTCCAATCAGTGGAGACTATACTTTAATACTCATAATTCAGATGGTATTAGGTGGAATTATCATCATCTACTTGGATGAAGTAGTAAGTAAATGGGGATTCGGTAGTGGTATCGGATTATTCATTGCTGCAGGAGTAAGCCAGCAAATATTAGTTGGAGCATTAAACTTCCTACCAGCAACCGGTTCATCAGTACCGGCAGGTAGAATACCAAACTTCATTTATTCACTCATGACAGGACAACCACAGTTTAACTTACTGATACCTGTAATAGCTACAATCGTAGTATTCCTGGTTGTAGTATATGCTGAATGTATGAGAGTTGAAATTCCATTATCCTATGGTGGAGTAAAAGGAGCAAGATCCAAATATCCTTTAAAATTTGTATATGCAAGTAACATGCCTGTTATATTAACAAGTGCATTACTATTAAATGTACAATTATTTGCAGGATTATTCCAATCAGCAGGATTTCCAATATTAGGGGAAGTATCACAGGGTCAGGCAATAAGCGGTATAGCTTATTACTTAACAACACCTTCAAATATTTCCATACTAGTAACTGATCCATTGAAAGTGTTAATATACGGAATTGTATTTATAGGACTTTCAATACTATTTGCATTGCTATGGGTAGAAATAAGTGGTATCGGACCGGATAAAGTGGCAAATCAATTGTCAAACATGGGTGTTCAGGTACCTGGTTTCAGAAGTAGTAAAGTGCAATTCAAAAGAATACTTAACAAATACATCCCAACCATCACTGTATTAGGTGGTGCATTCGTAGGTTTACTTGCATTTGCAGCAGACCTGACCGGTGCATTAGGTGGAGGTACTGGTGTACTTCTTACTGTAGGTGTTGTTTACAAGTTATATGAGGAAATAGCTAAGGAACAGCTGATGGATGTAAATCCAATGTTAAGAAGATTCTTAGGAGATGAATAG
- a CDS encoding uL15m family ribosomal protein yields MIRKTRKIRKLRGSRSVGGGCTKKRRGAGHRGGRGQAGGNKHHWTWMVINDPNHFGKYGFKRPQKTIQKFKAINLSFIDNEIQKFLAEDIAVEEDGQIVLDVTELGYNKVLGKGNLSTSMVIKSPMFSKSAIAKIEEAGGVAEII; encoded by the coding sequence ATGATTAGGAAAACAAGAAAAATCAGAAAACTACGAGGTTCAAGATCTGTCGGTGGAGGATGTACTAAGAAAAGAAGAGGTGCAGGACACCGTGGAGGTCGTGGACAAGCAGGTGGAAACAAACATCACTGGACTTGGATGGTCATAAACGATCCTAACCACTTTGGTAAATATGGATTTAAACGTCCTCAAAAAACTATCCAAAAATTCAAGGCTATCAACCTATCATTCATTGACAATGAAATCCAAAAATTCCTAGCAGAAGATATAGCTGTAGAAGAAGATGGACAAATTGTTTTAGATGTTACTGAATTAGGATACAATAAAGTATTAGGTAAAGGTAATTTATCTACTTCAATGGTAATTAAATCACCTATGTTTTCAAAAAGTGCAATAGCTAAAATTGAAGAAGCCGGTGGTGTAGCAGAAATTATATAA
- the rpmD gene encoding 50S ribosomal protein L30, whose product MYAVTRIRGRTGIKRKIADNLDMLNLTRISHCVLIPETPSYKGMLQKGKDYITWGEISEETLIKLVSERGRLPGNKRVTDEYVQENTDYSTVEEMAVAIFNEETTLKECGLKPLFRLNPPRKGYEGTKKSFNEGGSLGYRSENINELLLKMI is encoded by the coding sequence ATGTATGCAGTTACAAGAATTCGTGGAAGAACAGGAATCAAAAGAAAAATAGCTGACAATCTTGACATGTTAAACCTTACAAGAATCAGCCATTGTGTACTCATTCCGGAAACACCTAGTTACAAAGGAATGTTACAAAAAGGTAAAGATTACATAACATGGGGAGAAATTTCTGAAGAAACTCTAATAAAATTAGTATCAGAAAGAGGAAGACTTCCTGGTAACAAAAGAGTTACTGATGAGTATGTTCAAGAAAACACTGACTATTCTACAGTTGAAGAAATGGCTGTAGCTATATTCAATGAAGAAACAACACTCAAAGAATGTGGTTTAAAACCATTATTCCGTTTAAACCCACCTAGAAAAGGATATGAAGGCACTAAAAAATCCTTCAATGAAGGTGGCTCCCTTGGTTACAGGTCAGAAAATATTAATGAATTACTCTTAAAAATGATCTAA
- a CDS encoding 30S ribosomal protein S5 — translation MSKRSNRSNNKNSPAKFNVENWIPKTELGQKVKDGEITDIDQILEKGLPIMEIEIVDALLPDLEEEVMDVNLVQRMHKSGRKVNFRVIVAVGNRKGYVGLGEGKSQEVGPAIRKAVDNAKHNIIKVRRGCGDWGCVCGRKHTVPFKIEGKMSSVNVTLIPAPGGVGLAVGNVGKTILSLAGIADVWSMTRGQTQTTINFARAIFDALKKLSSVKSSEQDLKALGVLD, via the coding sequence ATGAGCAAAAGATCAAATAGATCAAACAATAAAAACTCTCCGGCTAAGTTCAATGTGGAAAATTGGATTCCAAAAACCGAACTTGGACAGAAAGTTAAAGATGGCGAAATAACTGATATTGATCAAATATTAGAAAAAGGCCTTCCAATAATGGAAATTGAAATTGTTGACGCACTATTACCAGATCTTGAAGAAGAAGTTATGGATGTTAACCTTGTTCAAAGAATGCACAAATCTGGTAGAAAAGTTAACTTTAGAGTAATTGTAGCTGTAGGAAACAGAAAAGGATATGTCGGATTAGGAGAAGGTAAATCTCAGGAAGTAGGTCCGGCTATCAGAAAAGCTGTTGACAATGCAAAACACAACATCATCAAAGTAAGAAGAGGTTGTGGAGATTGGGGTTGTGTTTGTGGAAGAAAACACACAGTACCTTTCAAGATTGAAGGTAAAATGAGCAGTGTAAACGTTACCCTTATTCCAGCACCTGGAGGTGTAGGACTTGCAGTAGGTAACGTGGGTAAAACCATCCTATCACTTGCAGGTATAGCAGATGTATGGTCAATGACCAGAGGTCAAACTCAAACCACAATCAACTTTGCACGTGCAATATTTGATGCACTTAAAAAATTGTCAAGTGTAAAATCAAGCGAACAGGATCTAAAGGCTCTTGGAGTATTAGATTAG
- a CDS encoding 50S ribosomal protein L18, with the protein MARGATYKVQFKRRREGKTNYNRRYKLVDLDKTRMVVRVTSNHTIVQLIKVGANGDETLVSATSKQLKDYGWLGNGKNTSAAYLTGYLFGKKALLEDYDETILDIGLQPSIKGTKIYAVLKGALDAGLWIPHNESILPDDSRIRGEHIAQYAESMDDEERNAKFANYIRCGLSPVEIPDHFDSVKNKIDEATQ; encoded by the coding sequence GTGGCACGAGGAGCAACATATAAAGTTCAATTCAAAAGAAGAAGAGAAGGTAAAACTAATTATAACAGAAGATATAAATTAGTGGATCTTGACAAAACAAGAATGGTTGTTAGAGTTACATCAAACCACACTATTGTCCAATTAATTAAAGTAGGAGCTAATGGGGATGAAACATTAGTATCAGCTACATCAAAACAATTAAAAGACTACGGATGGTTAGGTAACGGTAAAAACACGTCTGCTGCTTATCTTACCGGATACTTATTCGGTAAAAAAGCTCTCTTAGAAGACTACGATGAAACCATTTTAGACATTGGATTACAACCATCCATCAAAGGTACTAAAATATACGCAGTTTTAAAAGGAGCACTTGATGCTGGTTTATGGATACCTCACAATGAATCAATTTTACCAGATGATTCAAGAATCAGAGGAGAACACATAGCCCAATACGCTGAAAGTATGGATGATGAAGAAAGAAACGCAAAATTCGCAAATTACATTAGATGTGGATTATCTCCAGTAGAAATACCAGATCATTTTGATAGCGTTAAAAATAAAATAGATGAGGCAACACAATGA
- a CDS encoding 50S ribosomal protein L19e produces MNLTTQKKLAAKILKVGVNRVWIDPEHMEEVSRAITRNSVRALINDGVIKARPATGISSYRSKKNAEQKRKGRRRGHGSIKGAKHARTPKKEAWMSTIRSLRVVLKDMRANDEIDRTTYRKLYNMAKGGSFRSKSYMKTYAKDHGMLKQTGE; encoded by the coding sequence ATGAATCTTACTACACAGAAAAAATTAGCTGCAAAGATTCTTAAAGTAGGGGTTAACAGAGTTTGGATAGACCCTGAACACATGGAAGAAGTATCCAGAGCAATTACAAGAAATAGTGTTAGAGCTTTGATTAATGATGGAGTCATCAAAGCAAGACCTGCTACTGGAATAAGCAGTTACAGAAGCAAAAAGAATGCTGAACAAAAACGTAAAGGAAGAAGAAGAGGCCATGGAAGTATCAAAGGGGCAAAACATGCAAGAACTCCTAAAAAAGAAGCATGGATGAGTACCATTCGTTCTTTAAGAGTTGTTCTCAAAGATATGCGTGCTAATGATGAAATTGATAGAACTACATACCGTAAATTATATAACATGGCAAAAGGTGGATCATTCAGAAGTAAATCATACATGAAAACTTACGCAAAAGACCACGGAATGTTAAAACAAACGGGGGAATAG
- a CDS encoding 50S ribosomal protein L32e: MRGSTMTKKPTFKRQEYWRYKKLGDSYRRPRGKLSKRRRYQARKPAMARVGFRCPKANRGLHPSGYKDILVENVDQIKALNPETDAARIGATVGKRKRQLIVAKAQEIGVKVLN, translated from the coding sequence TTGAGAGGAAGTACAATGACTAAAAAACCAACCTTCAAAAGACAAGAATATTGGAGATATAAAAAACTTGGTGATAGTTACCGTAGACCTAGAGGTAAACTAAGTAAAAGACGACGATACCAAGCAAGAAAACCTGCAATGGCTAGAGTAGGATTCAGATGTCCTAAAGCTAACAGAGGATTACATCCATCAGGTTATAAAGATATATTAGTTGAAAACGTCGACCAAATCAAAGCTTTAAATCCTGAAACTGATGCAGCAAGAATTGGTGCAACAGTAGGAAAAAGAAAAAGACAGTTAATTGTAGCAAAAGCTCAAGAAATAGGGGTTAAAGTATTAAATTAA
- a CDS encoding 50S ribosomal protein L6 has protein sequence MVKLSNITETIPVPEDVTVTIDGNDVTVKGNGGELTRNFNHNKIAISQDEENVIVSVAFPNKKDKAMVGTIRSHISNMIYGVKHGFTYKMKIVYAHFPMTVKVKGNTITIDNFLGERSPRLAKIIGDVKVQVKGEDVTLTGINKEHVGQTMANIEQATKIKRRDPRVFQDGIYLVDKTQEEIE, from the coding sequence ATGGTTAAATTATCAAATATAACAGAGACAATCCCCGTCCCTGAAGATGTTACCGTAACCATAGATGGTAACGATGTAACAGTTAAAGGAAACGGAGGAGAATTAACAAGAAACTTCAACCATAATAAAATAGCCATAAGCCAAGATGAAGAAAATGTTATCGTAAGCGTAGCATTTCCTAACAAAAAAGATAAGGCTATGGTAGGAACAATTAGATCACACATATCTAATATGATTTATGGTGTAAAACATGGTTTTACTTATAAAATGAAAATCGTCTATGCTCACTTTCCAATGACTGTAAAAGTTAAAGGAAATACCATAACAATTGACAACTTCCTCGGTGAAAGAAGTCCACGTCTAGCAAAAATAATCGGTGATGTTAAAGTGCAAGTCAAAGGTGAAGACGTAACTTTAACAGGTATAAACAAGGAACATGTCGGTCAGACAATGGCTAACATTGAACAGGCAACAAAAATTAAAAGACGGGATCCTCGTGTATTCCAAGACGGAATATACCTAGTGGATAAAACTCAGGAAGAAATAGAATAG
- a CDS encoding 30S ribosomal protein S8: MTLMDPLADALTNIRNNELQGNDTCVIKPASKLIGYVLSTMQKENYIGNFELVDDGKAGYFNVELEGNINKCGVIKPRHAVKNDEFEDFEKRYLPAKNFGILIVTTPQGVMTHHEAKEAGVGGRLLVYVY, from the coding sequence ATGACTCTTATGGATCCTCTTGCAGATGCTTTAACAAATATCAGAAACAATGAGTTACAAGGTAATGATACATGCGTTATCAAACCTGCATCAAAACTCATAGGATATGTATTAAGCACAATGCAGAAGGAAAATTATATAGGAAATTTTGAATTAGTAGATGATGGAAAAGCTGGCTACTTTAATGTAGAATTAGAAGGTAACATCAACAAATGTGGTGTTATAAAACCTCGTCACGCAGTTAAAAACGATGAGTTCGAAGACTTCGAAAAAAGATATTTACCAGCTAAAAACTTTGGAATATTAATAGTAACAACACCACAAGGTGTAATGACTCACCACGAAGCTAAAGAAGCAGGCGTTGGTGGAAGATTATTAGTATATGTATATTAA
- a CDS encoding 30S ribosomal protein S14, whose protein sequence is MNILPRKYGKAARKCTRCGDHSAIVRRYGLNLCRQCFREIAPKIGFKKYN, encoded by the coding sequence GTGAATATTTTGCCAAGAAAATATGGGAAAGCAGCAAGAAAATGTACTCGATGTGGAGATCATTCAGCAATTGTAAGAAGATACGGATTAAATCTTTGTCGTCAATGCTTTAGAGAAATAGCTCCAAAAATCGGATTTAAAAAATATAACTAA